Sequence from the Thermocaproicibacter melissae genome:
ATATTAACTGCTTTGAAGAAAAGGTGGACGATCCGTCCGCTTTGTCCATTCGCCTGAGTGACCGCCATTTTGGCATTGGTTCCGACGGGCTTATTCTAATTGAGCCATCTGATATCGCCGACTGCAAAATGGATATGTATAACGCCGACGGTTCACGCGGGATGATGTGCGGAAACGGAATCCGTTGTGTGGGAAAATACGTTTACGAGCGCGGAATCGCCAAGAAAGACGTGTTGACGGTTGAAACGCTGAGCGGGGTAAAAACGCTGAAGCTGAGCGTTAAAGACGGGAAAGTCGGGGAGATCGAAGTCAACATGGGAAGCCCGATTCTGGAACCGGAGAAAATACCTGCATCTTTCCAAGGGGAGAAGGTAGTTAACCAGCCGTTGACGGTAGGCGGTAAGGAGTACCGTGTTACCTGTGTTTCCATGGGGAATCCGCATTGCATTGTCTTTGTTCCGGATACAAAATCCTTGCCAATTGAGAAAATAGGCCCGCAATTTGAGAATCACCCCGCATTTCCGGAACGTGTCAACACGGAATTCGTACAAGTGCACAGCGAGCATGAAGTCAGCATGAGAGTATGGGAACGCGGCTCAGGCGAAACGCTTGCCTGCGGAACCGGGGCGTGTGCAACTGCTGTTGCCTGTGTGCTGAACCAAAAGACGGGGCGCGAAGTGCTTGTTCACCTGCTTGGCGGCGACCTGAATATCCGTTGGGATGAAATTTCCAATAATGTATTTATGAGGGGTCCCGCTGAATTTTCTTTTGACGGAACCGTCGAAATCTGATATAATATTGCCTTAGTAAGGCGTGTTTTTGAATTTTTAAGGAAGGGATCGTGCAAAAATTGCTGAAAATCAACAACAACTTTGCAAAACTTCCGGCAAATTACCTGTTTGTCGAAATTGCAAATCGGGTAAAGAAATATCAGGATTCCCATCCTGACGCAGAAATTATAAAACTTGGAATTGGTGATGTGACACGGCCACTGCCGAAAGCAGTCGTGGATGCAATGAAGAGGGCTGCCGACGAGATGGGCAACGCTTCGTCATTCCGCGGCTACGGTCCGGAAGCTGGCTATCTTTTTTTAAAGGAAGCAATCGCGAAAAATGATTTTCAAAGCAGGGGAGTGGACATTTCACCCGATGAAATCTTTGTAAGCGATGGAGCAAAGAGCGATACAGGCAGCATCGGGGATATCCTTGGTATAGACAACGTGGTCGCAGTCTGTGACCCTGTATATCCGGTTTATGTCGACACCAACGTCATGGCCGGCCGAGCCGGAGAGTATATTGAAGGAAAAGGCTTCAGCAAGATTGTTTATATGCCTTGCCGCAAAGAAAATCATTTCCTTCCTGAACTTCCAACACAGCAAGTAGATATGATATACCTGTGTTTCCCGAACAACCCGACCGGAATGGGAATCGACAGGGAAAATCTAAAAAAATGGGTTGATTATGCCTTAGACAATCAGTCGTTGATTCTTTATGATGCTGCTTATGAGGCATTTATCACGGATCCGGATATGCCGCACAGCATTTT
This genomic interval carries:
- the dapF gene encoding diaminopimelate epimerase; this translates as MKFTKMQGIGNDYIYINCFEEKVDDPSALSIRLSDRHFGIGSDGLILIEPSDIADCKMDMYNADGSRGMMCGNGIRCVGKYVYERGIAKKDVLTVETLSGVKTLKLSVKDGKVGEIEVNMGSPILEPEKIPASFQGEKVVNQPLTVGGKEYRVTCVSMGNPHCIVFVPDTKSLPIEKIGPQFENHPAFPERVNTEFVQVHSEHEVSMRVWERGSGETLACGTGACATAVACVLNQKTGREVLVHLLGGDLNIRWDEISNNVFMRGPAEFSFDGTVEI
- a CDS encoding LL-diaminopimelate aminotransferase — translated: MLKINNNFAKLPANYLFVEIANRVKKYQDSHPDAEIIKLGIGDVTRPLPKAVVDAMKRAADEMGNASSFRGYGPEAGYLFLKEAIAKNDFQSRGVDISPDEIFVSDGAKSDTGSIGDILGIDNVVAVCDPVYPVYVDTNVMAGRAGEYIEGKGFSKIVYMPCRKENHFLPELPTQQVDMIYLCFPNNPTGMGIDRENLKKWVDYALDNQSLILYDAAYEAFITDPDMPHSIFEIEGAKKCAIEFRSFSKTAGFTGVRCAYSVIPKELVFDGVSLNKLWDRRQSTKMNGVSYPVQRAAEAVYSEEGKRGVRENIEYYQNNAKIMLDGLAKAGFEVYGGTNSPYVWMKVPDGLTSWEFFDLLLEKANVVGTPGSGFGSCGEGYFRLTSFNTKENTQKAVERIVKTFAK